One Owenweeksia hongkongensis DSM 17368 genomic region harbors:
- a CDS encoding T9SS type A sorting domain-containing protein: MKRLLLTIAFLFSLSGNAQITTYNLNYNGRPSKILSVTGNTLIVLSKYNSVRDSMAYLQKYKLISDEYVQVGSFNIASGLWDYRFSNGKLHIVANQQHGCGNNSEINYVEIDTASFVILNTKNIGLDVDDVWQAKFLNDTSIAFWHNSLQPWGYFPVSNKLERLDENGSLISEQGDFIAPMYDGEFMLQVSTLFGGNVCKFKVFEEGPQNYWGIPQFVPSDVKYAHFYDIDSILLLTADSIVKMDTTLTSYTSHAIPGYQIYHIVDNHLFLMDASRVLTLRLPDLTIIDIDSIKGLATQFDIVDVYPSDSNTILCVAGSVYSPSLELNQVLLKADISAPNEIERNEISMDSAVFVQVLSTTAFWQYQEYKLFVTNRGSDTIHQFRVLYNHFSGMHGCVSRHNSIKKLLVPPGETRSFTRNVNIRVEWPSGQGCFYVAVPDNRQEDNLSDNSACVFITSSIGIEEVSGVSKVSFYPNPVVDDFHIEGDLKDLESMQLFSLDGREVELNINSLTDTKMTINLNGLPKGIYFLQVQIGEEVISQKLIKE, from the coding sequence ATGAAAAGACTCCTTCTGACTATCGCTTTTTTGTTTTCCCTTTCAGGAAATGCACAAATCACCACATATAATTTGAACTATAATGGTCGACCATCTAAAATACTATCTGTTACAGGGAACACATTGATTGTTTTGAGTAAGTATAATTCTGTGCGAGATTCAATGGCGTATCTACAGAAGTATAAACTAATTAGCGATGAATATGTACAAGTAGGGAGTTTCAATATCGCTTCAGGTTTATGGGATTATAGGTTTTCAAATGGAAAGTTACACATAGTTGCCAATCAACAGCATGGTTGTGGGAACAATAGCGAAATCAATTATGTGGAAATTGATACCGCCAGTTTTGTTATTTTAAATACAAAGAATATAGGGTTAGATGTTGATGATGTGTGGCAGGCCAAGTTTTTAAATGATACGAGTATAGCATTTTGGCATAATTCACTTCAACCCTGGGGGTATTTTCCTGTAAGCAATAAATTAGAAAGACTTGATGAAAATGGCTCGCTAATCTCTGAACAGGGAGATTTTATTGCGCCAATGTATGATGGAGAGTTTATGCTACAAGTGTCAACACTTTTCGGTGGGAATGTTTGTAAGTTCAAGGTTTTTGAAGAGGGTCCACAAAATTATTGGGGAATACCTCAATTTGTGCCTTCAGATGTAAAGTATGCTCATTTTTATGACATTGACTCTATACTTCTGTTAACTGCAGATTCTATTGTAAAGATGGATACAACGCTTACATCTTATACAAGTCATGCTATCCCTGGTTATCAAATTTATCACATTGTAGATAATCATTTGTTTTTAATGGATGCTTCAAGAGTTTTGACCTTACGCTTACCTGATTTGACAATTATTGACATAGATAGTATAAAAGGTCTAGCTACACAATTTGATATTGTAGATGTATATCCTTCAGATAGTAATACCATATTGTGTGTTGCGGGTTCTGTATACTCTCCATCTTTAGAACTTAACCAAGTTCTGTTGAAGGCTGATATTTCTGCACCGAACGAAATTGAAAGAAATGAAATTAGTATGGATAGTGCGGTATTCGTACAGGTACTTTCTACCACAGCGTTTTGGCAATACCAAGAATATAAACTTTTCGTGACTAATCGTGGTAGCGATACCATTCATCAGTTTAGAGTATTGTATAATCACTTTTCAGGTATGCACGGCTGTGTGTCTAGACATAACTCAATAAAAAAATTACTAGTGCCTCCGGGAGAAACTAGGAGTTTTACAAGGAACGTAAATATTAGAGTGGAATGGCCTTCTGGTCAGGGATGTTTTTACGTAGCAGTTCCAGACAATCGACAAGAAGATAACCTAAGTGATAATTCTGCATGTGTATTTATTACTTCAAGCATAGGGATTGAAGAAGTAAGCGGTGTTTCCAAAGTTTCTTTTTACCCAAATCCTGTAGTTGATGACTTTCATATAGAAGGTGATCTTAAAGATTTGGAGTCTATGCAGCTATTTAGTCTCGATGGCCGAGAAGTAGAGTTGAATATTAATTCTTTGACAGACACCAAGATGACGATCAATCTAAATGGACTGCCAAAAGGAATTTACTTTTTACAGGTGCAAATAGGTGAGGAGGTGATAAGTCAAAAATTAATAAAGGAATAG
- a CDS encoding response regulator has product MTHNPPIKVLYVDDEPINTTLFKINFKKHFEVILSMSGEEALAKLEANEDIDVVVSDFKMPGLNGVEFIREANEKYGQRPSVILTGFDTNKDIEEAMQDGNVNALLHKPMDKEELIETVNKCYKNFHPSL; this is encoded by the coding sequence ATGACGCATAATCCTCCTATCAAAGTACTTTATGTGGATGATGAGCCTATAAATACGACTCTATTTAAAATTAACTTTAAAAAACATTTCGAGGTTATCCTATCAATGTCTGGCGAAGAAGCTTTAGCAAAACTAGAAGCAAATGAAGATATAGACGTAGTAGTTTCTGACTTTAAGATGCCAGGGCTTAATGGAGTTGAGTTTATCCGTGAAGCAAATGAAAAATATGGCCAGCGTCCATCTGTGATTCTTACAGGATTTGATACTAACAAGGATATTGAAGAAGCTATGCAAGATGGAAATGTAAATGCACTTTTACATAAGCCCATGGATAAGGAAGAGTTAATTGAGACAGTAAATAAGTGTTATAAAAACTTTCATCCTTCTTTATAA
- the kdsA gene encoding 3-deoxy-8-phosphooctulonate synthase — translation MQANILNRMKFTLIAGPCAIEDKEMALHIGKTVKAICDELDIRYIFKGSYRKANRSKLDSFTGIGDENALQILKEVGEELGVETITDIHESHEADLVAKYVDHIQIPAFLCRQTELLLAAGKTGKGVNIKKGQFLSPEAMMFPVEKVLSTGNKNAWVCERGTTFGYSDLIVDATSISRLKAHGVPVIMDCTHSVQKPNRTEGVTGGDPSLIETIALSAIATGADGFFIETHPDPKSAKSDPHTMLQLDKLKPILEKCMKIRNVLNG, via the coding sequence TTGCAAGCAAATATTCTGAACCGAATGAAATTCACACTTATAGCTGGCCCCTGTGCCATAGAAGATAAAGAGATGGCGCTGCACATCGGAAAGACGGTGAAAGCCATTTGCGATGAGCTGGACATCCGCTACATTTTTAAAGGAAGCTACCGCAAGGCCAACCGCTCTAAGCTAGACAGCTTCACTGGAATTGGTGATGAAAATGCCCTTCAAATATTAAAAGAAGTTGGTGAAGAGTTAGGTGTAGAAACCATTACCGATATTCACGAAAGCCACGAAGCAGATCTCGTTGCAAAATATGTGGACCATATTCAGATTCCTGCTTTTCTTTGTCGCCAAACGGAACTTCTACTTGCTGCCGGTAAAACCGGTAAAGGTGTGAACATCAAAAAAGGTCAGTTTCTTTCACCAGAAGCTATGATGTTCCCAGTGGAGAAAGTGCTTTCTACAGGAAACAAAAATGCTTGGGTGTGTGAACGCGGCACCACTTTCGGTTACTCCGATCTTATTGTTGACGCTACTTCTATTTCAAGATTGAAAGCTCACGGTGTGCCCGTAATCATGGATTGTACACATTCTGTACAAAAGCCAAATCGCACTGAGGGCGTAACAGGTGGTGATCCCAGTTTGATTGAGACTATCGCTCTTTCGGCTATTGCCACTGGAGCTGATGGTTTCTTTATCGAAACTCACCCTGATCCAAAATCGGCCAAAAGTGACCCTCACACGATGCTTCAGCTGGATAAGCTAAAGCCGATTCTTGAAAAATGTATGAAAATCAGAAACGTGCTCAATGGCTGA
- a CDS encoding KdsC family phosphatase: MADTSLFVSNIQYLVKKGLLRNEPSSFDLDTLLEVSKTTSIPVEHLLHKNLEKRESIRNRAIKMLIMDCDGVLTDGAMIFSKNGDEIKRFNAKDGQGIKQCRENGINTGIISAGISTGLVEKRAEMLGVKHVYVGKQPKLEILNDWLLELNLKFEDIAYIGDDVTDIPILEKVGASFCPADAVSAVKQTAEVVLSLNGGAGCVRELIEDYLV, encoded by the coding sequence ATGGCTGATACCTCTCTTTTCGTTAGCAATATTCAGTATTTGGTAAAGAAGGGCTTGTTACGAAACGAGCCTTCCTCTTTCGATTTAGATACCCTACTCGAGGTAAGCAAAACTACTTCTATTCCTGTTGAGCATCTTTTACATAAAAACTTGGAGAAGCGCGAGTCTATCCGCAATCGTGCTATCAAAATGCTCATCATGGATTGTGATGGAGTACTGACGGATGGTGCTATGATTTTTAGTAAAAACGGTGATGAGATAAAGCGCTTTAACGCTAAGGATGGACAAGGCATAAAGCAATGTCGTGAAAACGGCATCAACACCGGAATCATCAGTGCTGGAATTAGCACTGGCCTGGTAGAAAAGCGTGCAGAAATGCTTGGCGTAAAACATGTCTACGTTGGCAAACAACCTAAGTTGGAAATTCTGAATGATTGGCTTTTAGAGCTAAATCTTAAATTTGAAGATATCGCCTACATCGGTGATGATGTTACCGATATTCCTATTCTCGAAAAAGTGGGAGCTTCCTTCTGCCCTGCCGATGCCGTATCTGCTGTAAAGCAAACCGCTGAAGTGGTGCTAAGCCTAAACGGTGGTGCAGGCTGTGTGAGGGAGTTGATTGAGGATTATTTGGTTTGA
- the sucC gene encoding ADP-forming succinate--CoA ligase subunit beta, with protein sequence MNLHEYQGKEILASYGVTVQRGIVASTPDEAVAAAKKLSEETGTGWWVLKAQIHAGGRGKGGGVKLAKSLDDVKNIASDIIGMQLVTPQTSAEGKKVHQVLVAEDVYYPGDSETSEIYMSVLLNRNTGRNMIMYSTEGGMDIEEVADKTPHLIFTEEIDPKVGLQGFQARKIAFNLGLSGKAFKEMTKFVMSLYKAYDGIDASLFEINPVLKTSDDKILAVDAKVTLDDNGLFRHKDYAEMRDKREEDPIDVEAGEAGLNFVNLDGNVGCMVNGAGLAMATMDIIKMAGGNPANFLDVGGTADAARVEKAFRIILQDEKVEAILVNIFGGIVRCDRVAQGVIDAYQNIGDINVPIIVRLQGTNAEEAKKMIDESGLEVHSAIVLKEAADKVKELIG encoded by the coding sequence ATGAATCTACACGAATATCAAGGTAAAGAAATACTTGCCTCATACGGAGTGACTGTACAGCGCGGTATTGTTGCATCTACGCCTGATGAAGCCGTAGCAGCTGCAAAGAAATTGAGCGAGGAAACTGGCACCGGATGGTGGGTTTTGAAAGCACAAATTCACGCTGGTGGTCGCGGAAAAGGTGGCGGTGTGAAGCTTGCAAAATCTCTTGATGACGTAAAAAATATTGCTTCAGACATTATCGGAATGCAATTGGTTACTCCTCAAACTTCTGCTGAAGGTAAAAAGGTACACCAGGTTTTGGTTGCAGAGGATGTATACTATCCTGGTGATAGCGAAACTTCTGAAATCTACATGTCTGTATTGCTAAACCGTAACACAGGCCGTAATATGATTATGTATTCTACCGAAGGTGGAATGGATATCGAAGAAGTGGCGGACAAAACTCCACACTTGATTTTTACTGAAGAGATTGATCCTAAAGTTGGTCTTCAAGGATTTCAGGCTCGCAAGATTGCCTTTAACCTTGGTCTTAGCGGAAAAGCATTTAAAGAAATGACCAAATTCGTAATGTCTCTTTACAAGGCTTATGATGGTATCGATGCTTCTTTGTTTGAAATCAACCCTGTGCTTAAAACTTCTGACGACAAGATTCTTGCTGTCGATGCTAAAGTAACTTTGGATGACAACGGTCTTTTCCGTCACAAAGATTACGCAGAAATGCGCGACAAGCGTGAAGAAGATCCTATTGATGTAGAAGCTGGTGAAGCTGGTCTAAACTTCGTAAACCTTGACGGTAACGTAGGATGTATGGTAAACGGTGCTGGTCTTGCAATGGCTACTATGGATATTATCAAAATGGCAGGTGGTAACCCGGCTAACTTCCTTGACGTAGGTGGTACCGCTGACGCTGCTCGTGTAGAGAAAGCTTTCCGTATCATTCTTCAGGATGAGAAAGTAGAGGCAATTTTGGTAAACATCTTTGGAGGTATCGTTCGTTGTGATCGTGTAGCACAAGGTGTAATTGATGCATACCAAAATATTGGCGACATCAACGTTCCTATTATTGTAAGGTTACAAGGAACAAACGCTGAAGAAGCTAAGAAAATGATTGACGAAAGTGGGCTAGAAGTACACTCTGCAATCGTTCTTAAAGAAGCAGCTGATAAAGTGAAAGAATTGATAGGTTAA
- a CDS encoding tetratricopeptide repeat-containing sensor histidine kinase — protein MISTLQILHSILKKIVGFALLLIAVSTVAQPNDIEALLKKGDMVLDTNPREALNIYHKAADELTTKNAKLLQAKVYAKLGTTSLQIGYYPKAITELKSALEIYKQLGKDSIVAELYSDLGSAYYFGEIKGGNEAEKYFQKAYAAFSKIGLPVSAQFNANYLGYIHWAKGEKEKALEIHKLCLAVFNTLNNLKGRTICHSDIGFTLNSLGRYTEALDYNLKALELATQMEDALVITPILNNIGISYINLNDLNQAEKYSLLSLDKAKETSQNLRTKEALSNLHNVYAQMGDYKKAYNIHLQLKVINDSIKDLAAVRKLTQRDEQAAFSLKQAQMKAQQAEKDALATARLKHEKDRNIALMTGIGMLVIIALLLTLNIRARIKRSKLLKKKNNQLEDSNLLIAKQNQKLLENQNEIEENNEELETLLDELKRAQSKLIQYEKLASLGVLTSGVAHEINNPLNFIKSGIYALEEIIEKLPDEEDKELSITIVEHIDTGMERINYVIGELNRFSGNSISKDLVPCDIRKILENCLLVLKPKIDSAICTISTNFAHHNTIIQGHEGSLHQIFTNILENSILSITKSGTITISTKILESNQLEIKIEDTGCGMSEKIIHHAFDPFFTTRPPGEGTGLGLYVSYKLITSHLGSINLQSTENVGTVCTIKLPLNSSKNDA, from the coding sequence ATGATCTCTACTCTTCAAATACTACATTCCATTCTAAAAAAAATTGTAGGTTTTGCATTATTGCTAATTGCTGTTTCAACAGTAGCGCAACCAAATGATATTGAAGCCCTCCTCAAAAAAGGAGATATGGTGCTAGACACAAACCCAAGAGAGGCCCTCAATATTTATCACAAAGCTGCAGACGAGCTAACTACAAAAAATGCAAAACTGCTGCAAGCTAAGGTATACGCCAAATTAGGCACCACATCCCTCCAAATAGGATATTATCCCAAAGCGATTACTGAGCTTAAATCGGCTCTGGAAATTTATAAGCAACTTGGTAAAGACTCCATTGTAGCCGAGCTGTATAGTGACCTTGGCTCGGCCTATTACTTTGGTGAAATAAAAGGTGGAAATGAGGCAGAGAAGTATTTTCAAAAGGCTTATGCTGCATTTAGCAAAATAGGGTTACCCGTATCCGCACAGTTTAATGCTAATTACTTAGGTTACATACATTGGGCAAAGGGTGAAAAGGAAAAAGCACTGGAAATCCATAAGTTATGTCTCGCAGTATTTAATACCTTAAATAATTTAAAAGGTAGAACAATATGTCACAGCGATATTGGCTTTACTCTAAATTCTCTGGGCAGATATACTGAAGCACTGGACTACAATCTCAAAGCACTGGAGCTAGCCACACAAATGGAGGATGCGCTCGTAATAACTCCCATTCTAAACAATATTGGAATTAGTTACATCAATCTTAATGATTTAAATCAGGCAGAAAAATACTCCCTGCTAAGTCTTGATAAGGCCAAAGAAACAAGTCAAAACCTTAGAACCAAAGAAGCCTTGTCCAATTTACATAATGTTTACGCTCAAATGGGAGACTATAAAAAGGCGTATAACATTCATCTTCAGCTAAAAGTTATTAATGATTCTATAAAAGACCTTGCCGCAGTCAGGAAGCTAACCCAACGTGATGAACAAGCTGCATTTTCTCTAAAGCAAGCACAAATGAAAGCTCAGCAAGCAGAAAAGGATGCCCTTGCAACTGCAAGACTAAAGCATGAAAAGGATAGAAATATTGCTTTAATGACTGGCATCGGAATGTTAGTAATTATAGCTTTATTACTCACCCTGAATATAAGAGCACGAATAAAAAGATCGAAACTTCTTAAAAAGAAAAACAATCAACTAGAAGACTCTAATCTGCTTATTGCCAAGCAAAATCAAAAATTACTTGAAAATCAAAATGAAATAGAAGAAAATAATGAAGAATTAGAAACACTTTTAGATGAACTAAAGCGAGCACAATCAAAGCTTATTCAATACGAAAAATTAGCATCGCTAGGTGTGCTTACTTCTGGTGTGGCTCATGAAATAAATAACCCCCTCAATTTTATTAAGTCCGGCATTTACGCTCTTGAAGAAATTATAGAAAAACTTCCGGATGAAGAAGACAAGGAATTATCTATCACCATCGTAGAGCATATTGACACAGGAATGGAGCGAATCAATTATGTGATTGGTGAACTCAATCGCTTTAGCGGTAATAGCATAAGTAAAGATTTAGTCCCTTGCGATATCCGTAAAATTTTAGAAAATTGTCTTTTAGTATTAAAACCAAAAATTGATAGTGCAATTTGTACTATTAGCACTAATTTTGCCCATCATAATACGATAATACAAGGACACGAAGGAAGTCTACATCAGATATTTACAAATATTTTAGAAAACTCCATTCTCTCTATTACTAAATCAGGAACTATTACAATTTCCACTAAAATTTTAGAATCCAATCAATTGGAAATAAAAATTGAGGACACCGGCTGCGGAATGAGTGAGAAAATAATTCATCATGCATTTGATCCATTTTTTACAACAAGACCGCCAGGCGAAGGCACAGGACTTGGACTTTATGTAAGTTACAAGCTTATCACTTCCCATCTTGGGAGCATAAACCTTCAGTCTACAGAAAATGTTGGTACGGTATGTACCATTAAATTACCACTAAATTCTTCAAAGAATGACGCATAA
- a CDS encoding ABC transporter ATP-binding protein, producing the protein MIQAQQIEKSYGSLKVLKGVNLEINQGEIVSIMGDSGAGKTTLLQILGTLENPDSGLLHINGEDVFKLSQKKLSKFRNDHIGFVFQFHHLLPEFTALENVCIPGFIGKRSKPEVEKRAKELLDFLGLKDRMTHKPSAMSGGEQQRVAVARALINNPSVILADEPTGNLDSKNAEELHRLFFEIRNEFNNTFVVITHNPELANLADRKLKMIDGLLENQSLEGVRKH; encoded by the coding sequence ATGATACAAGCACAACAAATTGAAAAATCCTACGGCTCACTAAAAGTGTTGAAAGGTGTAAATCTGGAAATTAACCAGGGGGAAATTGTTTCCATCATGGGTGATTCTGGTGCCGGAAAAACCACCTTGCTCCAAATTTTGGGCACTTTAGAAAATCCTGATAGCGGATTGCTTCATATAAATGGCGAAGATGTTTTTAAGCTTTCGCAAAAAAAACTCTCAAAGTTTAGAAATGACCACATCGGTTTTGTGTTTCAGTTTCATCACCTCCTGCCGGAGTTCACTGCTTTAGAAAATGTTTGCATTCCCGGCTTTATTGGCAAAAGGTCAAAGCCTGAAGTAGAAAAACGCGCTAAAGAACTGCTTGATTTTTTGGGATTAAAAGATAGAATGACACATAAACCCTCAGCCATGAGTGGTGGTGAACAACAACGTGTGGCCGTGGCCCGTGCGCTGATCAATAATCCTTCGGTAATATTGGCCGATGAGCCCACAGGAAATCTGGATTCCAAAAATGCGGAAGAATTGCACCGTCTGTTTTTTGAAATCAGGAATGAATTTAACAACACCTTTGTGGTAATTACCCATAACCCCGAGTTGGCAAACCTTGCAGACCGTAAGCTAAAAATGATAGACGGCCTGCTGGAAAATCAGTCGCTCGAAGGTGTAAGAAAACATTAA
- a CDS encoding KpsF/GutQ family sugar-phosphate isomerase, which translates to MIQSKIKELIAKEVEAIQNIPIDGIIQEAVALIKEQVHNKNGKVVISGMGKAGQIGLNIGTTLSSTGTPAVFMHPSEAQHGDLGMVQANDVLLLISNSGKTREIIELEHLAKRLYPNIKIIGLTGNPDGPLAQFSDICLSTGNPKEICPLDLTPTTSTTVMSVVGDILVVLMMEEIGFSKEEYSKRHHSGYLGDMARKK; encoded by the coding sequence ATGATCCAATCGAAAATAAAAGAACTTATAGCCAAAGAGGTAGAAGCCATTCAGAACATTCCGATTGACGGAATTATTCAGGAAGCTGTGGCTTTGATTAAAGAACAAGTTCACAACAAAAACGGAAAAGTTGTAATCAGTGGGATGGGCAAAGCCGGACAAATCGGTTTAAACATTGGCACCACACTAAGCTCCACAGGAACTCCGGCAGTGTTTATGCACCCAAGCGAAGCACAGCATGGCGATCTGGGAATGGTGCAAGCAAATGATGTTCTCCTGCTTATTTCAAACTCCGGGAAAACCCGGGAGATTATTGAACTTGAACATTTGGCAAAACGCCTTTATCCAAATATTAAAATCATTGGCCTTACAGGAAACCCTGATGGCCCGTTGGCCCAGTTTAGCGACATCTGCCTAAGTACCGGAAACCCAAAGGAGATTTGTCCACTAGACCTCACTCCTACTACTTCTACCACGGTAATGAGCGTAGTTGGTGATATTTTGGTGGTATTAATGATGGAAGAAATTGGTTTTAGCAAAGAGGAATATTCGAAGAGACACCATAGTGGGTATTTGGGTGATATGGCGAGGAAGAAATAG
- a CDS encoding enoyl-ACP reductase FabI: MSAKLLEGKRGIIFGALDENSIAWKVAQQANEHGAKFILTNAPVALRMGAINKLAEQTGSEVIPADATNMEDLENLFKQAEEKLGGKLDFVLHSIGMSINVRKGQHYTDLNYDWMAKGWDISAVSFHKVMQTAWKLDSMNEWGSIMALTYMAAQRTFPDYNDMADNKSYLESIARSFGYHWGVRNKVRVNTISQSPTATTAGSGVKGFDGFINYADKMSPLGNATADECAGYVISMFSDLTRKVTMQNLYHDGGFSNVGVSDAVMAQFMNNESE, from the coding sequence ATGTCTGCAAAACTTTTAGAAGGAAAGAGAGGAATAATATTCGGAGCCTTAGATGAAAACTCCATAGCATGGAAAGTTGCTCAACAAGCAAATGAGCATGGAGCAAAATTTATTTTGACAAATGCACCTGTCGCCTTGCGTATGGGAGCCATAAATAAACTGGCTGAGCAAACTGGTTCTGAAGTGATTCCTGCCGATGCAACAAATATGGAAGATCTTGAAAACCTCTTTAAGCAAGCTGAAGAGAAATTAGGAGGTAAGCTGGATTTCGTTTTGCATTCAATCGGTATGTCTATCAACGTAAGAAAAGGTCAACACTATACAGACCTTAACTATGATTGGATGGCCAAAGGTTGGGATATTTCAGCAGTATCATTTCACAAAGTGATGCAAACTGCCTGGAAACTGGACAGCATGAATGAGTGGGGTAGTATTATGGCTCTTACCTATATGGCCGCTCAGCGTACATTCCCTGACTATAATGATATGGCAGATAACAAGTCATATCTTGAAAGTATTGCCCGTAGCTTTGGATACCACTGGGGTGTTCGTAACAAAGTTCGGGTGAATACCATTTCTCAATCTCCAACGGCAACCACCGCAGGAAGCGGAGTTAAAGGCTTTGATGGCTTTATCAATTATGCTGACAAAATGAGCCCTCTAGGTAATGCTACAGCAGATGAATGTGCAGGATATGTAATCTCTATGTTCTCTGACCTTACTCGTAAGGTGACTATGCAAAACCTATATCATGATGGAGGTTTTAGCAATGTAGGCGTGAGTGATGCTGTGATGGCGCAGTTTATGAATAACGAAAGCGAGTAG
- a CDS encoding T9SS type A sorting domain-containing protein: MINYTKNSLLKLTLCLLLLAGMNTTFAQTWNQLGMDMDGETPNNQSGAALSLSADGLTLAIGATGNYGSGSKAGHVRVYSLDTATWTQIGADIDGEAAFDHSGVSISLSADSMTVAIGATGNNGNGAYSGHVRVYSFISGAWTQIGADIDGEAADDLSGRSVSLSADGLTVAIGAPENDGNGSNAGHVRVYSLISGVWTQQGADIDGEATDDESGWSVSLSADSLTVAIGAPNNDGNGQDAGHVRVFKLDTGAWIQQGADIDGEAIGDLSGQSVSLSADGLTVAVGARYNDENGTDAGHVRVYELISGVWTQKGSDIDGEAADDRSGGSISLSADGLTLAIGAQLNDGNGSNAGHVRIYKFTTGEWTQLGPDIEGEAMNDESGLSVNLSADSLTVAVGARFNDGNGNDAGHVRAYKFCPVDVSITNNAPTLTANTFGATYQWLDCDNNFDSIVGETSRSFIPRKNGNYAVAVSQNGCTGISYCEAVHNAGLAENSFGNNFKLYPNPTDGNLHIEFGKTYKYTSITVTNQVGQEVLKKELGHAHSVDLNLDVMPGIYFLEILSSKGHRALLKVVKQ, translated from the coding sequence ATGATCAACTACACTAAAAACTCGCTACTCAAGCTAACACTTTGCCTATTACTTTTGGCAGGTATGAACACCACCTTTGCACAAACCTGGAATCAATTAGGGATGGATATGGATGGTGAAACCCCCAATAATCAATCAGGTGCGGCTTTAAGCCTAAGTGCAGATGGCTTGACACTAGCTATTGGAGCAACCGGAAATTACGGAAGCGGATCTAAAGCAGGTCATGTGAGAGTATATAGCCTGGACACAGCCACGTGGACTCAGATAGGTGCAGACATTGATGGTGAAGCAGCCTTTGATCATTCGGGTGTTTCGATAAGTCTTAGTGCGGATAGCATGACGGTAGCTATTGGTGCAACTGGGAATAACGGAAACGGTGCATATTCTGGTCATGTTCGGGTATATAGTTTTATTTCTGGAGCATGGACGCAGATAGGTGCAGACATTGACGGAGAAGCAGCGGATGACTTATCCGGCCGCTCTGTAAGCCTAAGTGCTGATGGCTTAACGGTAGCCATAGGGGCACCAGAAAATGACGGAAATGGATCAAATGCCGGACACGTACGCGTATACAGTTTGATTTCGGGCGTATGGACACAGCAGGGTGCGGACATTGACGGTGAAGCCACCGATGACGAATCAGGCTGGTCAGTAAGCCTTAGTGCGGATAGCTTAACTGTAGCCATTGGTGCACCTAATAATGACGGAAATGGTCAGGATGCAGGCCATGTACGGGTATTTAAATTGGATACGGGTGCTTGGATTCAACAAGGTGCAGACATTGATGGTGAAGCCATTGGCGATTTGTCTGGTCAATCCGTAAGTCTCAGTGCAGATGGCTTAACAGTGGCAGTTGGCGCACGTTATAATGATGAAAATGGAACGGATGCTGGCCATGTACGTGTGTATGAATTGATTTCTGGTGTATGGACACAAAAAGGATCTGATATTGACGGTGAAGCAGCCGATGATAGGTCAGGCGGATCTATAAGTCTTAGTGCAGATGGCCTAACCCTAGCTATTGGAGCACAATTAAATGATGGTAATGGATCGAATGCCGGACATGTACGGATATATAAGTTTACTACCGGTGAATGGACACAACTAGGCCCCGACATTGAAGGTGAAGCAATGAATGATGAATCAGGACTTTCCGTAAACCTCAGCGCTGATAGTTTGACTGTAGCTGTGGGAGCGAGGTTTAATGATGGTAACGGAAATGATGCTGGACATGTGAGGGCATATAAATTTTGCCCTGTAGATGTGTCAATTACAAATAATGCCCCCACACTTACAGCTAACACATTTGGGGCTACCTACCAATGGCTAGATTGTGATAATAACTTTGACAGCATAGTTGGAGAAACCAGTCGATCATTTATCCCCAGAAAAAATGGTAACTATGCTGTAGCAGTAAGTCAAAATGGTTGTACCGGCATTTCTTATTGTGAAGCAGTACACAATGCTGGGCTTGCGGAAAATAGCTTTGGCAATAACTTTAAACTATACCCCAATCCTACTGATGGAAATCTACACATTGAGTTCGGAAAAACATATAAATATACTAGCATAACCGTTACTAATCAAGTGGGACAAGAAGTATTGAAAAAGGAATTGGGCCATGCCCACTCGGTAGACTTAAATCTTGATGTAATGCCAGGTATTTACTTTTTAGAAATTCTTTCAAGTAAGGGCCACAGAGCATTGCTGAAAGTGGTAAAACAATAA